One window of the bacterium genome contains the following:
- the pyrG gene encoding CTP synthase (glutamine hydrolyzing) gives MEGLFDFESISAKTDDIEDVDFFPEKYRIGRTKYIVITGGVMSGVGKGVFSASLGHLLKHYGFSVSQLKIDGYLNYDAGTLNPYRHGEVFVLDDGTECDMDLGTYERFLNYDLSSDNYLTSGKLYRTVLEKERKGDYLGRDVLVIPHVTGEVKNFIRTLASSRPFDIVLIEIGGTIGDIENLHFVEAARELFVAEGRENVMFAHVTMLPYNEASGEQKSKPTQHSVKKLLETGIQPDIIVGRSPKGVAPKVRQKIALFCNVAQENVISSPDLPSIYTLPYVLDLQRLAWLVTQRLKLSMPIPTNGKSEPPLHSYVEHVQAEGLPVVRIAITGKYATLKDSYISIVNALEHSGVALGVRVEPVWVDTTEIARPEDVERMLPPDTAGVIVPGGFGARGVEGKIQVIQYARERGLPFLGICYGFHFAVVEFARHVCGLEDAQTTEVNSRTPHPVIHLLPEQKKKLRLGGTMRLGGHKVRLDPKSAVAGLYGRTEVTERFRHRFEFNNDYREIFEKMGMRFVGTTPDGAIMQVLELPGHPYFVASQFHPEYTSRPLAPNPLFHGLVRAAIEKRSR, from the coding sequence GTCGGGAAGGGTGTCTTCTCGGCGTCGCTGGGGCACCTTTTGAAGCACTACGGTTTCTCGGTGAGCCAGCTGAAGATTGACGGCTACCTCAACTACGACGCCGGGACGCTGAACCCCTACCGGCACGGCGAGGTCTTCGTCCTGGACGACGGCACCGAGTGCGACATGGACCTAGGCACCTACGAGCGCTTCCTCAACTACGACCTCTCCTCCGACAACTACCTGACCTCGGGCAAGCTCTACCGGACGGTGCTGGAGAAGGAGCGCAAGGGGGACTACCTGGGGCGCGACGTGCTGGTCATCCCCCACGTCACCGGGGAGGTCAAGAACTTCATCCGCACGCTGGCGAGCTCTCGGCCCTTCGACATCGTGCTCATCGAAATCGGCGGCACCATCGGCGACATCGAGAACCTGCACTTCGTGGAGGCGGCGCGGGAGCTCTTCGTGGCCGAGGGGCGCGAGAACGTCATGTTCGCCCACGTCACCATGCTCCCCTACAACGAGGCCTCGGGGGAGCAGAAGTCCAAGCCGACCCAGCACTCGGTCAAAAAGCTCCTCGAGACCGGCATCCAGCCCGACATCATCGTGGGTCGCAGCCCCAAGGGCGTCGCCCCGAAGGTGCGGCAGAAGATAGCCCTCTTCTGCAACGTGGCCCAGGAGAACGTCATCAGCTCGCCGGACCTGCCCAGCATCTACACCCTGCCCTACGTGCTGGACCTCCAGCGGCTGGCCTGGCTGGTGACCCAAAGGCTCAAGCTCTCCATGCCGATCCCGACCAACGGCAAGTCCGAGCCCCCGCTCCACTCCTACGTGGAGCACGTGCAGGCCGAGGGCCTTCCCGTGGTCAGAATCGCCATCACCGGCAAGTACGCCACGCTGAAGGACTCCTACATCAGCATCGTCAACGCCCTGGAGCACTCGGGGGTGGCGCTGGGGGTCCGGGTGGAGCCCGTGTGGGTGGACACCACCGAGATAGCGCGGCCCGAGGACGTGGAGCGGATGCTGCCCCCCGACACGGCCGGCGTCATCGTCCCCGGCGGCTTCGGCGCCCGGGGGGTGGAGGGCAAAATCCAGGTCATCCAGTACGCCCGGGAGCGGGGGCTGCCCTTCCTGGGCATCTGCTACGGCTTCCACTTCGCCGTGGTGGAGTTCGCGCGCCACGTCTGCGGTCTCGAAGACGCCCAGACCACCGAGGTCAACAGCCGCACGCCCCACCCGGTCATCCACCTTCTCCCCGAGCAGAAAAAGAAATTGAGGCTCGGCGGCACCATGCGTCTGGGGGGCCACAAGGTGCGCCTGGACCCGAAGAGCGCGGTGGCCGGGCTCTACGGCCGCACCGAGGTCACCGAGCGCTTCCGCCATCGCTTCGAGTTCAACAACGACTACCGCGAGATTTTCGAGAAAATGGGGATGCGCTTCGTGGGCACCACCCCTGACGGCGCTATCATGCAGGTGCTGGAGCTGCCCGGTCACCCCTACTTCGTGGCCAGCCAGTTCCACCCCGAGTACACCAGCCGACCGCTCGCCCCGAACCCCCTCTTCCATGGCCTGGTCCGGGCCGCCATCGAAAAAAGGAGCCGGTGA